One Phaseolus vulgaris cultivar G19833 chromosome 11, P. vulgaris v2.0, whole genome shotgun sequence genomic window carries:
- the LOC137831549 gene encoding beta-fructofuranosidase, soluble isoenzyme I-like: protein MKKTKTKTMNPDSQIPLLIPPTSPTMESGGRPQKGTLLFIVSVLFLMPLAALFISLHIHNLQKAFRREENSLPLFPRGVAEGVSAKSNPYLWQKGSYNWTNAMLSWQRTAFHFQPQKNWMNGNIYSPLFYKGWYHIFYQYNPESAVFGNITWGHAVSTDLIHWLYLPIAMLRDSWYDAKGVWSGSATLLPDGRIVMLYTGNTHQNVQVQNLAYPANLSDPLLLHWVKYADNPVVLPPPGIGPKDFRDPTTAWVGPDDKWRVLIGSKVNQTGLSLVYKTQDFIHYELNDEYMHEVPGTGMWECVDFYPVSVNGPDGLDTSVNGPGVKHVLKSSLDDTRGDHYAIGRYFIENDTWVPDDPNKDVGIGLKLDYGRFYASKTFYDQNKKRRVLWGWINESDSETADLKKGWASLQSIPRTVVFDKKTETHLLQWPVEEIESLRLRSYEFEEVVVKPGSVVPLDIGPATQLDIFAEFEIEYLASKGTGKKENVGCGNGAFDRSSLGPFGILAIADDKLSELTPIYFHLSNTSFFCVDETRSSKASDVSKLVFGSEVPVVGDERLSMRVLVDHSIIESFAQGGRTVISSRVYPTEAIYEAARLFVFNNATDINIKASLKIWQLNSAFIRPFPFH from the exons ATGAAGAAGACAAAGACAAAGACAATGAACCCTGATTCACAAATTCCATTGCTGATTCCTCCAACTTCCCCAACAATGGAAAGTGGAGGAAGACCACAAAAGGGTACCCTTCTTTTCATTGTTTCAGTGCTTTTTCTCATGCCATTGGCTGCACTCTTCATAAGCCTGCATATCCATAATCTTCAGAAGGCTTTCAGAAGGGAGGAAAATTCCCTGCCATTGTTTCCCAGAGGTGTTGCAGAAGGAGTTTCAGCCAAGTCAAATCCTTATCTGTGGCAGAAAGGTTCATATAATTGGACAAATGCCATGCTATCGTGGCAAAGAACAGCTTTTCATTTTCAACCTCAAAAAAACTGGATGAACGGTAATATCTATA GTCCATTGTTTTACAAGGGGTGGTACCATATATTTTACCAATACAATCCTGAGTCAGCTGTGTTTGGCAACATAACGTGGGGCCACGCTGTATCAACGGACTTGATTCACTGGCTCTACCTTCCCATTGCGATGCTTCGAGATTCCTGGTATGATGCAAAAGGTGTATGGTCAGGATCAGCCACGCTTTTGCCAGATGGCAGAATCGTAATGCTCTACACCGGTAACACTCATCAGAACGTGCAAGTCCAAAATCTTGCGTACCCCGCCAACCTATCCGATCCCCTCCTCCTTCATTGGGTCAAATACGCGGATAACCCGGTTGTGTTGCCCCCACCAGGAATTGGGCCGAAGGATTTTCGTGACCCAACAACGGCGTGGGTTGGGCCAGATGACAAATGGAGGGTCCTTATTGGGTCAAAGGTGAACCAGACAGGGCTTTCGTTGGTGTATAAAACCCAAGATTTCATCCACTACGAACTCAATGATGAGTATATGCATGAAGTTCCGGGTACGGGTATGTGGGAGTGCGTGGACTTTTACCCGGTTTCGGTAAATGGGCCTGATGGGCTGGATACATCCGTAAATGGGCCGGGTGTGAAACATGTGTTGAAGTCCAGTTTGGATGACACTAGGGGGGATCATTATGCGATTGGGAGGTACTTCATTGAAAATGATACATGGGTGCCCGATGACCCGAATAAGGATGTGGGTATCGGGTTGAAGTTGGACTATGGAAGATTCTATGCGTCAAAGACATTTTATGACCAAAACAAAAAGAGAAGGGTCCTGTGGGGTTGGATCAACGAATCAGACAGCGAAACCGCTGACCTCAAAAAGGGTTGGGCATCTCTTCAG AGTATTCCAAGAACAGTGGTGTTTGACAAGAAGACTGAAACTCATTTGCTTCAGTGGCCAGTGGAAGAAATAGAGAGCTTAAGGCTTAGAAGTTATGAATTTGAAGAAGTTGTGGTTAAGCCTGGTTCAGTTGTACCACTGGACATAGGCCCAGCCACACAG TTGGACATATTTGCTGAATTCGAAATCGAATATTTAGCATCGAAAGGTACCGGGAAGAAGGAAAATGTAGGGTGTGGAAATGGAGCTTTTGACAGAAGTAGTTTGGGACCATTTGGCATTCTGGCTATTGCAGATGACAAACTTTCTGAGCTGACACCAATTTATTTCCATCTTTCTAACACATCTTTCTTCTGTGTTGATGAAACCAG ATCTTCAAAGGCTTCTGATGTTTCAAAACTCGTTTTTGGAAGCGAAGTACCAGTGGTCGGCGATGAAAGATTATCGATGAGAGTATTG GTGGACCATTCAATCATTGAGAGTTTTGCTCAAGGAGGAAGAACTGTGATCTCATCTAGGGTTTATCCAACAGAAGCAATATACGAAGCTGCAAGATTGTTTGTGTTCAACAATGCAACAGACATAAACATCAAGGCCTCACTCAAGATTTGGCAATTGAATTCAGCTTTTATACGTCCCTTTCCCTTTCACTAG